In one window of Anaerolineae bacterium DNA:
- a CDS encoding long-chain fatty acid--CoA ligase, which translates to MYVGDYLGRRAIYSPDKVAIIDAGKQPPWRLTYRQLNERANRFANWLRSSAGIKKGDRVAILARDGVEHLDCFFACSKLGAIHTALNWRLHWRELVEIIRKTTPTVLIYSGDFRDNVAQLQAAIQGTEYAIRYYLHIEGEGIEGSLHFETTLQSSPAQPVTCETVEAEDIVALIFTGGTTGFPKAAQISHRMIAWNTLNTIIHDLTHNDIYLNVFPMFHTGGLFVYTLPQIIMGGTTILIRQFDPALVLRLIEQEKVTVFAAVPTMYQMMAQAPNWEEADLSSLRFCTSGGAPLPVPLIEKYTREKGIRFKQGFGMTEFGPGVFALAPEDAIRKAGSIGRPNFFVDVRIVDDENRPLGPNQIGELVLKGPSICSGYFGDPEATANMLDEEGWFHTGDLAYYDEEWYFYIVDRKKDMFISGGENVYPVEIEKVLYEHPAVHMCAVIGVPDPKWGEVGLACVVLKPGTTATEEELIAFLRERLASYKVPKRIVFMDSLPISAAGKILKRELRKQFAGE; encoded by the coding sequence ATGTATGTGGGAGATTACCTCGGCCGAAGAGCTATTTACAGCCCGGATAAGGTGGCTATAATTGATGCCGGAAAACAACCTCCATGGCGCCTCACCTATCGCCAACTTAATGAACGAGCTAATCGCTTCGCTAACTGGCTCCGCAGTTCAGCAGGAATCAAAAAGGGCGATAGGGTAGCTATTCTGGCCCGGGATGGGGTAGAACACCTGGACTGCTTTTTCGCCTGCTCCAAACTTGGCGCCATTCACACCGCTCTCAACTGGCGTCTCCATTGGCGAGAACTGGTAGAAATAATCCGCAAAACTACTCCCACCGTTCTTATTTACTCCGGCGACTTCCGGGATAACGTTGCTCAGCTTCAGGCTGCGATTCAGGGCACAGAATATGCTATACGTTACTACCTCCATATAGAAGGTGAAGGTATAGAGGGAAGCTTGCATTTTGAAACCACACTCCAGAGCAGCCCTGCGCAGCCTGTTACCTGCGAAACCGTGGAAGCTGAGGACATCGTCGCTCTGATCTTCACAGGAGGCACCACGGGCTTTCCTAAAGCCGCTCAAATTTCCCACCGGATGATAGCCTGGAACACTCTCAATACCATCATTCATGACCTCACCCACAATGACATTTACCTTAACGTCTTCCCCATGTTCCACACGGGGGGCCTTTTTGTCTATACCCTGCCACAAATCATCATGGGCGGCACCACCATCCTGATCCGCCAGTTTGATCCGGCTCTTGTGCTCAGGCTGATAGAACAGGAAAAGGTTACCGTCTTTGCTGCTGTGCCCACGATGTATCAAATGATGGCTCAGGCCCCGAACTGGGAAGAAGCTGACCTTTCCTCCCTCAGGTTCTGCACCAGTGGTGGGGCTCCTCTGCCTGTGCCGCTGATAGAAAAATACACACGCGAAAAAGGAATCCGCTTTAAACAGGGTTTTGGGATGACAGAATTCGGCCCTGGAGTTTTCGCTTTAGCTCCCGAAGATGCCATCCGTAAGGCCGGCTCTATTGGGCGCCCGAACTTTTTCGTGGACGTTCGCATCGTTGATGATGAAAACCGTCCCTTAGGCCCTAACCAAATTGGGGAACTGGTGCTTAAAGGCCCCTCCATATGCTCTGGCTATTTTGGTGACCCCGAAGCCACAGCCAATATGCTGGATGAAGAAGGCTGGTTCCACACGGGCGACCTCGCCTATTATGATGAGGAGTGGTATTTTTACATCGTAGATCGCAAGAAAGACATGTTCATCTCAGGCGGGGAAAATGTTTACCCGGTGGAGATAGAAAAAGTCCTCTACGAACATCCGGCCGTGCACATGTGCGCTGTCATTGGCGTGCCAGACCCCAAATGGGGGGAAGTTGGGTTGGCCTGCGTTGTCCTGAAGCCCGGAACAACGGCCACCGAGGAAGAGCTCATCGCCTTTCTCAGGGAGCGCCTGGCCAGCTACAAAGTCCCCAAGCGAATAGTGTTTATGGATAGCCTTCCTATTTCAGCAGCAGGCAAAATCCTTAAGAGAGAACTGCGAAAACAATTTGCTGGAGAATAG